ATTCCAGACAAAACATATTCTCCACTGTTGGTTAATTCTAATACTATATTTTCCTTTTCTATCTCCTTTTAACATTTGTAAGTGAGAATTCCCCCTCAAAGCGACGTAACAAAGTTTAGTAAGGGATGATA
Above is a window of Coleofasciculaceae cyanobacterium DNA encoding:
- a CDS encoding type II toxin-antitoxin system RelE/ParE family toxin, whose product is MLKGDRKGKYSIRINQQWRICFVWNQGSANKVEIVDYH